Genomic segment of Dunckerocampus dactyliophorus isolate RoL2022-P2 chromosome 13, RoL_Ddac_1.1, whole genome shotgun sequence:
ATCGTTGTGAAgtgtgaagatgatgaagacaaagatCAAAGTGAGAAGAAGAGAAAGGTGGAGCcttcaagcagcagctcaacccAACAcgtgacaacagaagctgatggagaccgcTGTgtaggatcacaagcagacaggCTCTTAGCttcactatcagatagtgacgacacaacgtcacactatCCCGACACTGACGACGAAGAACCCAAAGCTGAAATGACACGTCACAGTGACAACACAAGCCGGAAATGCTCCGAGTGTGACAAAACTTTTTATGACCGGAGCActctgaaaagacacatgaggagtcacacaggagagaaaccattcaTGTGCGCATTTTGCGGCAAAAGGTTCTCTCTGAAGGCAAATTTGaaaatgcacacacaaatacacaccggagagaaacctttttcctgctcgGTGTGTGGTGTAGGTTTTGTACGCAGTCAGCacttgaaaagacacatgagaacacacacggggGAAAAAACATACTCCTGTTCAAGCTGCAACAAAACCTTCTGTGAACGTACAACACTTGTAGTGCACATGAGaaaacacactggtgagaaagtaTTCAGCTGTAGCGTGTGCGATGAAAAATTCTCTTACAAGTACCAGGTTAACAATCACAAGTGCGCTGGTGAGAACAGCAGCGGTAAATGAAACTGCAGGActtgataatatattcactaaTGATTTGATGATAACACTAGTGGTCTGCTAATTAACGACATCAGTAAGCATCTACCAGTGTTCGCAATTTAGCACCAAACTACAAGAAGAGAAACAAGGATGACAAAAATACATCTCAAAGACTGCACAGAGAAAAGCATTAATGAATGATCTAAAAGTTGTGATGGTGGGATGACGCATACTAACACACACTAACGCTCTATGACAGCAATTCCaataagcaaaagaagagaaatcagccatggatgacaaaggaaTTGCAAAACGCTTGTCACAAGGAGGACACATTATTAAAGGAAATGTATAAagaactaaagaagcagaataTAAGTCCAAGATGTTTAAAAAAGTAGCTAACGAGTATGGTAGCAGTGTGTAGGAAAGAATACCATGGTCTGTTACTGGAAGAGCAAAAACATTAGTGCAACCTTGGTTTTCCTCAGCAGCATCATCGGGAATGGTTCTCAGAAGGCAGATGAACTGTAAAAAAGGACAATATGAACAAAATACTTAAAGGCTTTAATAAATACCGTGTAATTATTAGACCAAATCTGGAAGAAAAGGATCCCAAACTCTTGGAATAGAATAGGAATGGAAGAGACTGGACTCCCAGCTCGAAGTGCCTGACTGGCATGACAGATGAGGAAATCATTTGTTACATTTGATTCATTTATTCAGGAGAGTGCACATTATTGAACAGTccaatactgtaaatgagacgGATTCTTCTGTGGTGCAAAAACCTGTCAGTCCCGAGTTTGACGTATTTAGAAATTGGAGGTGGGACTAGTTCGTGAAGACCTTAGAAAATGAAACagctattttaaaaatgaatgcaatCGTCAATGTTTCCAAAACATGGCACTGATGTAATGGCAGAGGCTTTTGATgtagtatttttataatattttattcataacaTTTCTATTGGGTTTAATATTGTGAGTGAGCAGATTGTGATGCAGTAATTGTGTGAAAATATCATTTAGCATAGGAATATTTTAGCAGAATTGGTTGTCATTTATACTCTCATTTGGTTAAAGTTATGTTGAATTTGATTGTGTTTGCCATgagtttgttgtgtgtgtgtttttttaatgaaagtgaAGGGTCCACTGTGACTCTgaggtacttcaactcctcTACATTGTCAAGTTCTACATTCCCGATGGACACATTGGTCTGCTCcagttttatgttgttttttttggttggtgGACATCATAGAAACTGTTTTCTTTTAGTTGCGCAATAGACATGCAGGATGTAAAGATCCAGTGTTGTAAGGGGCTGATGTGAGCATGGATCACAAtcacattacatttgatattgtGATTAAATGTGGACACTGATTGCCATGGAATTGAAAGggaaacgataaaaaaaagtttaaaaacgtACAAAACTGgtgacaaacaccaatttacaaactacAGACTAGTTTCTTTATTGCCACAAGTTTCCAAAATCATTTAgaagctattcaacaacaggttagACAAATATCTAATTATGAATGAATTACTGGCGGACAGTCTATATGAATAcacagctaacatttcaactccgATGGCACTaatcaaaacttttttttttttaccatcagtgtttccgctacatgtaattattgtggcggcccgccactacaaaataaaagccgacacaccttaaaaattaacTTTAAAACATCTGTCTATTTTCTATACGCTTATCCTCGCGGTCGTTGgggcctatcccaactgacttcgggcgagaggcgggagtacaccctggactgccaattaacctaatttgcatgattttggaatatgggaggaaaccggagtacccagagaaaactcacgcacggggagaacatgctaactccacacagaggtgccaaagcggagatttgaaccaaggtcttcccgatctcctggccACCATGGCtgagtaatatattgtatgaatgtatatactgtatatgctatatagctTAATATGTACGCACATATTGACTACAATTACTTTtataacaatttaaaatatcatacaaaTGTTTCACAgccctttattttgaaaacacacaccggaatcgcctgtctacAGTGTTGGCACTTGCTTAAGTTGCGGACTCGTGGCTGTGCGGCACCAGTGTCTTGTGTTGGTGTTCACCGTGGTCCTTATTATcgtgcaaacaaaacaaaaaaagaccgtAAATGTGTAGTCAGTtcacgacagcttgtcacacgCGAAGCTTGTCTATACGAGCGTGTGTGTGATCGTTCGTGTTTCGATTTCATTCGACTTTCTGGCGACTTTTTACCCTAGCTACCCCGTAGCTAGCTCGATCATGGGCGAGCTAGAAGTGGCTATCACATTGATGCCAACTTACGTTTTGAAGTGTCACTTAACCTTGCTTTCTTGTTGTCGTTATAATAGTTATAGCTTGTCTAAAATACTAGGTGTATGGCTAAGTTGTTAAACACCTAGTGTGTCCATCTTTaaacagtgatgctatcacaggctAGCCAACAGCTAGCTCATATGCTAGCGGTAGATCACCAGCTGATGTaattcaccaaagaatattgagtagttttataagtgttctattcaaacattaCGCCTGTATtttatgacaaatgagcacgctgagtggagatgtattttgtaaataaactaTAATTAAATGTTTGCAGTTATAAAATACCTCACCTCCCTTTTCTTTTTGTAGAGGTAAAGCGAGTTGGATACAGCtgtcataaccctggactctcaatttatacTCTTTATACAGGACACATTTCTTTGATAATtgtttaaaattattttgttaatagtgttattttgaactaaaaatattttttgaacaattcgtttcccatgtattagttttactgtaaaacaggcatcagattaaatgtaggtttgtgtcaaatagtacaaaatgtgtgGTACTTTTGTACCAATAGTCACATCTTAtaactaaataggtcaggtaacaaaaagaggctcaacattttaaactctaacttgctctcagcaactttgccaataaattaacagttttgcaacgttctcggttcatgttctgctagttgttgaaaaatgttaagttaataagtcatgaaaaaaattgtcatcatttttttttttttttttttttattgcagatgCAGTGGCAGCAGTCCCATGCagaccaccaccacagcttcagaaaatcctaggaGAAACCCtgttacatatatatgtatgtgcatatatatgtgaatttctcttggagattaataaagtatctatctagctaACGCTATAGACCAGACAGTGTGCAGCCGAAGTATTTATGAATCTAACAGAAGCATTTGACACAAATCATACTGTCCTAAAAAATTAATTTGAACGGCGTGGCATCAGAGGGTTGGTTTTGAACTGATTGAAAAGCTACTTAACAAAGCAAGCTTAAATATATCTTGCGGAGTACTCCAGGGGTCAATACCGGGACCAAAATTGTAAGATGTaagtaagatgtctatatctgtAAGAAAAGTTATCTGTCCACTTGTAGAAGCTAGTAATGTAGAAACTGAACGCCACTGTCAAACTGTTATTTCATGATTCATTGGAAAACGTGCCCAtggctgaaacctttttaatatgctgcctgcattgtcttttgcataataatgTTCATTTCTTGAATATCTgtcatgtttgatagcaaatgctaactggatgtaatacatgaactgtgtgtctgaATGCTGaatgctacgtagctattttctgACTGACTGATAGTACCGGTACTGGGGTTATATACACACTATTGGGgaattacagtatgtgtatgtatatctTTATTACCatattgaattcaattgtgaaCTACTGAATAagatcaactactttgattacaaatactaatcattagtattgagtatagtagtttcaaagtttaccagttagCTTTTATAGGTATGGTCGATGTTTTATactaagagatagatcatgtcgacttgtaacttgcatgctaaAAGAGTGAGTGCACCCTTGATATACATGTATGACGTACATCAATATTCATCTTTATGAatgtagtaaaaaaatatatttatttattcattccttcattcagtgtttatagtaggaggtacatctttgggacttggtcattttaaaagtagcctGTAGGtcgaaaaagtgtgagcacccttgccttagaccacatgtgtcaaactcgtgccatggagggccgagacgctgcaggttttccttccagccggtcactaaagcaggtgattttaatgatcaacacctccttccaTTTGAGGGAAGGCGCTCAtcaattaaaatcacctgctggagaaactggttggagagaaagcCTGCAGTGTtttggccctccatggcacgagttcgacacccctgccttagaccAAAGCTTCTTGTAGGAATAGTACAATGTCCTGTCGTGTATCTTTAACAGGGACACTTGCTACCAGAAGATATGTCTGACGCATGGGGCGGTAACGTCAATCGCGGACCTTCAGACAAATATTTAAGATAAAATCATACTTACAGCTGTGTTATCTTCGATGAAAAGTCCATCGTTTACAGCTCCGTATAGCAACCATTTTTCCCGCCACGAGGGTCAAAGATTGTATGATTTCTTCCGGTAGCATCACCGGAAATACGTCACAGTCATTAATTTATACCCAAACATTAAACAGTGTATCTCTTACAAATAGTTAAATAAAGATAGAGTAATGAACAGTTCAGACTCAAAACACAAatcaacacaataaaaacaagtgtTTACAGTCTTTTAGTTTACAAAAGTATTTGTCGCGGGAGGATTCTGCATAAACGCCTTCTGTCTGGATCTGGCCAAATGACGTCATGCACACCCCACCAATCGCCATCGCCATCACAATTACCAGATGTGTTTGGCGCCTGTTTTAAGTGTTCTCCCGATGATCCTATTTTATGTTTGGGTTAAGTGTCCAATGTAGGAAATTGTGTGTGATGTTCAGCAACAACAATGTTGAAGTAAAAAGCAGAACATGTGTTTAAGGTATGGTCACATTGTGCTTTAGCTATTTCTTAGAGCCAAAATCgttgtgtatttttgttgcTGGAGATGGAGATCCAGACCTATCCAGTTGCAGCACTTAAAGATATCCAAGTAAAatctaaaaatgtcaacaacTGTTTTTGAAATCTGTGTTTAAATGCacattatacatacatatttttggGGTTTTAACAGGGCATTTAAGACAAACGTTTGCCTGAGTTTGCCACCTATGCCTTAGAGCAAATGTTTTCCGACACGACGGGCAGGTTTCTTATCAGTATATCTCCTCTCGTGGTTAATCAAGGATTATCTAGATGGAACAGGGAAATGGTTTCTCGCCCACGTGAGCtctcatgtgtctttttaaACGATTTTTCCGAGTTAATCGTTTCCCCACAGACCGAGCAGCTAAAAGGTTTCACTCCAGTGTGTACTCTTTTGTGCTTCAACAGTGAAGAATGATCTGTAAAACATTTGCTGCAGGCTGAGCAGGTAAACGGTTTCTCCCCactgtgtattcttgtgtgtgtgatctCATAAGTCCCTCTGGAGTGAATACTTTACCACAGACCGGGCAgagaaaaggtttctctccagtgtgtattctcatgtgtgctGTCAAAGTTGCCTTTTGTGAGAATGCGTGACAACTGAGCAGATGtctggtttttctcctgtgtggacCCTTGTGTGCGTTTCCAAAGAGGACTTGCAGTTAAACGCTTTGCCACACTGACAGCATTTCCAGTTTCTGTCAGCGTGACATCGCCTGTATGTCATCAGAGTTTTCTTGTCACCAAACGTTTTATCACAGGGAGAGCACTTCCAGcctgtgttgtcagtgtgacatgtaaTATCAGCTTTGGAGTCTTCAttatcagtgtcaggagagtgtgacgttgtgtcacCACTAtgtgatagtggagctaagagacTGTCTGCTTGAGATCCttcacagtggtctccatcagcttctgttgtcatgtgtggtgtggtgttgagctgctgcttggaggctccacctctctcttcccTTCACTTTGACCTTGGATTTTCTCATTTTCACTCACTGGGACACCAGTCAACGGAAACTTGGTGACATGatctccctcctgactgataccgtgttcctcctcctcttctttaatgtggggggccTGTGGCTGTTTCTGCTCCACCCTGGAGTTCCACCCCCCCCTGCTCAGGGGGACACTCTTCTTCACTGccatctgcaggacacaagtCCAAAACGCATGCTTTAGAAAAGTGACAACTAAGAATGATGCCTTGTAGAGAAGATAAGAGGATAAGAAAAAAGCTGTGCGCCAGCATCATTCAACCTGTTGTTTGAATGAATGTGATGACTGTCGTGTCAGAATAATCATGGTATTGTCTTTCTCTCATGTGATCATGTAGTAGTGTCTTGGCTTTCAGACTGGATTCATCTCGTGTGTCTCATTGTCCATGCATATCCCTGCACAGGATGGTCTGGGACAACTGTAGACATACacgcagtcatggaaaaaaatattagaccacccttgtttctccagtttcttgtccattttaatgccacatacaactaaaggtacatttgctttggcaaatataacaatgacaacaaaaatagctcataagagttattttttgggcagtacaatgctatagctattcatgtaagaacttaagtgattttggttattatcaagacaACCATGGAACttggtagatatcagctcttaaattaaactcttatgaactatatttgttatcataatcattagttgtaccaggcataaACAtttatcaataaactgaagaaacaagtgtggtcTAATAAATCTTTCCATGGCTGTATGAGCGTGCGTCATGAAACACTTCCCACTTCTGTAAAATAAGACAGTTTGGAGCTGCTAAACGTGCGCAAATTAGAAGTGAACAAACCGGCTCTGTGTACCACAACTGGAGGCTTCTTGAAACAGCGTCCAGGAGTTGACGTTGTCGCcggttctcctcttttgttcgagaaagttccttctcgtactctgctatcgttctttccagcactacaaatatttattcaacagccgcagttagtcgctgattcaccaacgctctcagcatttgtaGTTTCAACACATTATTCCCACAATCACAGCACCTCACGCTCACACGTTATCGCTGCTGAGCTATGTGCTGATAACTTCCGGGTCTCTTTGCGCCAGCTAAGAAGTGAAGCTAGCCCGAGACGAATTCTGTACGAAAAATGAATGTATGATTATTATTCTTTTACATGACCGACATGTGTACATAATAAAGAACAGTGATGGCCGCAATCAT
This window contains:
- the LOC129193025 gene encoding zinc finger protein 287-like, whose product is MCKVQMLRAFVSQRLTAAVEEIFVLVERTIAEYEEELSRTKEENERQRQLLDTVFKKPHPVLYSADVSEEDFPTKQQEWSSRVEQGEPRRFHIKEEKEETQPLHIKEEEEDPSQEELEGLEQFPAIGIVVKCEDDEDKDQSEKKRKVEPSSSSSTQHVTTEADGDRCVGSQADRLLASLSDSDDTTSHYPDTDDEEPKAEMTRHSDNTSRKCSECDKTFYDRSTLKRHMRSHTGEKPFMCAFCGKRFSLKANLKMHTQIHTGEKPFSCSVCGVGFVRSQHLKRHMRTHTGEKTYSCSSCNKTFCERTTLVVHMRKHTGEKVFSCSVCDEKFSYKYQVNNHKCAGENSSGK